A genomic window from Micromonospora violae includes:
- a CDS encoding TetR/AcrR family transcriptional regulator has translation MTVEQQARGAAGAGRRRSRKDEILEIAVGLFAARGYHGVSMDDIGAAAGVTGPALYHHFAGKEAMLAAALIPVSEGLLAGGRERAAGRSDDPRGVLESLIDFHVEFALANPAVIALHLHELDRLPEEPRRRIRRLQRLYVEEWVTVLTALHPGMPDGEARVLAHAAFGLMNSTPFLGGEVDRRRRAELLRGATLAALLA, from the coding sequence GTGACGGTGGAGCAGCAGGCACGGGGTGCGGCGGGTGCGGGCCGGCGCAGGTCCCGCAAGGACGAGATCCTGGAGATCGCGGTAGGTCTGTTCGCGGCGCGCGGCTACCACGGCGTGTCGATGGACGACATCGGCGCGGCCGCCGGGGTGACCGGTCCGGCTCTCTACCACCACTTCGCCGGCAAGGAGGCCATGCTGGCCGCCGCGCTGATTCCGGTCAGTGAGGGGCTGCTGGCCGGTGGGCGGGAACGCGCCGCCGGCCGCTCGGACGACCCGCGCGGCGTGCTGGAGTCGCTGATCGACTTCCACGTCGAGTTCGCGCTGGCCAACCCGGCGGTGATCGCGTTGCACCTGCACGAGCTGGACCGCCTGCCCGAGGAGCCGCGGCGGCGGATTCGTCGCCTGCAACGGCTCTACGTCGAGGAGTGGGTGACGGTGCTCACCGCGCTGCACCCGGGCATGCCCGACGGTGAGGCGCGGGTGCTCGCGCACGCCGCGTTCGGCCTGATGAACTCGACACCGTTCCTCGGCGGTGAGGTGGACCGGCGACGCCGCGCCGAACTGCTGCGCGGCGCGACCCTGGCCGCGCTGCTCGCCTGA
- a CDS encoding acetyl-CoA carboxylase biotin carboxylase subunit — protein MIESLLVANRGEIARRIIRTAKRLGIRAIAVHSEADADLPFVVEADEAVLIGPPNPALSYRNTEAILAAAKSTGAQAIHPGYGFLSENAEFARTVEASGLIWVGPDADAITAMGDKINARNLMAVAGVPVAPGTTEPAADLDAAVTAAAEVGYPVMVKAAAGGGGMGMGVAIDEAALRIEYDKVRAFAERMFGDGSVLIERYFPRVRHVEVQILGLADGRVVALGERECSVQRRNQKLVEESPSPAVSPELRSRLLAAAVRAGEAVGYRNAGTVECLLVPRQQDAKGDVPGSEDFFFLEMNTRLQVEHPVTEYVYGVDLVEEQLRVASGLAPTFDPDALTPRGHAIEMRINAEDPKRFLPGPGVIKTWVEPTGEGVRVDSGYTEGNTVTPFYDSLLAKLIVSGATRDEVLERARDAVAAFQIAGPKNNVPFFAELLENEEFRSGAYDTGIVSRMR, from the coding sequence ATGATCGAGTCACTGCTGGTCGCCAATCGGGGCGAGATCGCACGCCGGATCATCCGGACCGCCAAGCGGCTCGGCATCCGCGCGATCGCGGTGCACTCGGAGGCCGACGCGGATCTGCCGTTCGTCGTGGAGGCGGACGAGGCGGTCCTCATCGGCCCACCGAACCCGGCACTGAGTTACCGCAACACCGAGGCGATCCTCGCCGCCGCGAAGTCGACGGGTGCGCAGGCCATCCACCCCGGCTACGGCTTCCTGTCGGAGAACGCCGAGTTCGCCCGTACCGTCGAGGCGAGCGGCCTGATCTGGGTCGGACCGGACGCGGACGCGATCACCGCGATGGGCGACAAGATCAATGCCCGGAACCTGATGGCGGTGGCCGGTGTTCCGGTCGCGCCCGGCACCACCGAGCCGGCCGCCGACCTGGACGCGGCGGTGACGGCCGCCGCCGAGGTCGGCTACCCGGTGATGGTCAAGGCCGCCGCCGGCGGTGGCGGCATGGGCATGGGTGTGGCCATCGACGAGGCCGCGCTGCGCATCGAGTACGACAAGGTACGCGCGTTCGCCGAGCGGATGTTCGGCGACGGTTCGGTGTTGATCGAGCGGTACTTTCCTCGGGTGCGGCACGTCGAGGTGCAGATCCTCGGCCTGGCCGATGGCCGGGTGGTGGCGCTCGGTGAGCGGGAGTGCTCGGTGCAGCGGCGCAACCAGAAACTGGTCGAGGAGTCGCCGTCGCCGGCGGTCTCGCCGGAGCTGCGCTCCCGTCTCCTGGCCGCGGCGGTCCGCGCCGGTGAGGCGGTCGGCTATCGCAACGCCGGCACGGTGGAGTGCCTTTTGGTCCCGCGTCAGCAGGACGCCAAGGGTGACGTCCCCGGCTCCGAGGACTTCTTCTTCCTGGAGATGAACACGCGGTTGCAGGTGGAGCATCCGGTGACCGAGTACGTGTACGGCGTCGACCTGGTGGAGGAGCAGCTACGGGTGGCCTCCGGGCTGGCTCCGACGTTCGACCCGGACGCGCTGACCCCGCGTGGCCACGCCATCGAGATGCGGATCAACGCGGAGGACCCGAAGCGGTTCCTGCCCGGCCCCGGGGTGATCAAGACGTGGGTGGAGCCGACGGGCGAGGGTGTCCGGGTGGACTCCGGCTACACCGAGGGCAACACGGTCACCCCGTTCTACGACAGCCTGCTCGCCAAGCTGATCGTCAGCGGCGCGACCCGCGACGAGGTGCTCGAACGCGCTCGGGATGCGGTCGCCGCCTTCCAGATCGCCGGCCCGAAGAACAACGTCCCCTTCTTCGCCGAGCTGTTGGAGAACGAGGAGTTCCGCTCCGGCGCCTACGACACGGGCATCGTCTCCCGGATGCGCTGA
- a CDS encoding hydroxymethylglutaryl-CoA lyase: MSQLPDFVSIREVGPRDGLQNEDPIPTDAKVRLLDALSGTGVRRIEAVSFVHPRAIPQMADADEVWRRAAHADGVRYSALVPNTRGAQRALAAGFTEIEVVVSASDTHNRRNVNRSTDESLDDIAELIDLLHGASARVEVIVATSFGCPYEGDIDPQRVAGIVDRVVRDGADRVAFGDTTGMGTPRRVRELLTAVRDRNAHVPVLLHFHNTRGTALANLLTALELGVTEFDASVGGLGGCPYAPGASGNLATEEAVHMLHDMGIDTGIDLAALIEVAELAEELLGKKLPSGVLRAGPRTRLTPLPS; encoded by the coding sequence ATGAGCCAACTGCCAGATTTCGTCTCGATTCGCGAGGTCGGGCCACGGGACGGGTTGCAGAACGAGGACCCGATCCCGACCGACGCCAAGGTGCGGCTGCTCGACGCCCTCTCCGGCACCGGCGTACGGCGAATCGAGGCGGTGTCGTTCGTACACCCCAGGGCGATCCCGCAGATGGCCGACGCCGACGAGGTGTGGCGACGCGCGGCGCACGCCGACGGGGTGCGGTACTCCGCGCTGGTGCCGAACACCCGGGGCGCCCAGCGGGCCCTCGCGGCCGGGTTCACCGAGATCGAGGTGGTGGTCTCGGCCAGCGACACGCACAACCGGCGCAACGTCAACCGGTCCACCGACGAGTCGTTGGACGACATCGCCGAGCTGATCGACCTGCTGCACGGCGCTTCGGCGCGGGTCGAGGTGATCGTGGCGACGAGCTTCGGCTGCCCGTACGAGGGGGACATCGACCCGCAGCGGGTGGCCGGGATCGTGGACCGGGTCGTCCGCGACGGCGCGGATCGGGTGGCGTTCGGCGACACCACCGGCATGGGCACGCCGCGCCGGGTCCGCGAACTGCTGACCGCGGTACGCGACCGCAACGCGCACGTGCCGGTCCTGCTGCACTTCCACAACACCCGGGGTACGGCGTTGGCCAACCTGTTGACCGCGCTGGAGCTGGGGGTGACGGAGTTCGACGCCAGCGTCGGTGGGCTGGGTGGCTGCCCGTACGCGCCGGGGGCGAGCGGTAACCTGGCCACCGAGGAGGCCGTGCACATGTTGCACGACATGGGCATCGACACGGGCATCGACCTTGCGGCCCTCATCGAGGTGGCGGAGTTGGCCGAGGAATTGCTCGGCAAGAAGCTGCCGTCGGGTGTGTTGCGGGCAGGCCCGCGTACCCGGCTGACGCCGCTGCCGAGCTGA
- a CDS encoding snapalysin family zinc-dependent metalloprotease: MTSRLNRLAVAFLATALATVGVTVANPAPASAAMTICYNTSQAGSYASVANQAATIWNNATVNLTLSANCGSNLRIYRITGGGSYAVRTSLGNGRVYIDTQQAAQYSVLRIMTHEIGHILGLPDNYNGNCSLLMSGGSAGTSCTNPYPSSAEANRVSNLFAGTFSATDRSADIFRDSWPSVLTPVG; this comes from the coding sequence ATGACCTCACGACTCAATCGGCTCGCGGTCGCGTTCCTCGCGACGGCACTCGCCACCGTCGGCGTCACGGTCGCCAACCCCGCGCCCGCGTCCGCCGCAATGACCATCTGCTACAACACCAGCCAGGCGGGCAGCTACGCCAGCGTCGCCAACCAGGCCGCCACGATCTGGAACAACGCCACCGTCAACCTGACGCTCTCGGCGAACTGCGGCTCGAACCTGCGGATCTACCGGATCACCGGCGGCGGCTCGTACGCCGTCCGGACCAGCCTCGGCAACGGCCGGGTCTACATCGACACCCAGCAGGCCGCCCAGTACAGCGTGCTGCGGATCATGACGCACGAGATCGGGCACATCCTCGGCCTCCCGGACAACTACAACGGGAACTGCTCGCTGCTGATGTCCGGCGGCAGCGCCGGCACCAGCTGCACCAACCCGTACCCGAGCAGCGCCGAGGCGAACCGGGTCAGCAACCTCTTCGCCGGCACGTTCAGCGCCACCGACCGCAGCGCGGACATCTTCCGCGACAGCTGGCCGAGCGTGCTCACCCCGGTGGGCTGA
- a CDS encoding acyl-CoA carboxylase subunit beta, translating to MTLDGEALEQLRKRARSGGADKYHAANAAKGKLFARERVALLVDEGSFVEDGLYANALAEGLPADGVVTGTATIDGRQVCLMANDSTVKAGSWGARTVEKIIRIIERAYGAGVPMVYLVDSAGARITDQVDLFPGRRGAGKIFWNQVRASGSIPQVCALFGPSAAGGAYIPAFCDVVALVDGNASMYLGSDRMVEMVTGEKTTLEAMGGAKVHTTESGVGHFLCKTEADALDVVKTYLSYLPANWTQAPPTVPAVPAPAKADLAALVPASERQAFDMRRYVKGLLDEGSFFEIQALWAKELTIGFGRLDGQVVGVVGNNSMFKGGVLFVDSADKATRFVQLCDAFNVPLLFLSDVPGFMVGSAVEKQGIIRHGAKMITAISEATVPKICVVVRKAYGAGLYAMAGPGFEPDATIALPTAKIAVMGAEAAVNAVYANKIAAIADEDERAAFVAAKRAEYEQDIDVVRLASELVVDAIVEPPDLRGELVRRFAAARTKDRHFSRRRHGVTPV from the coding sequence GTGACGCTCGACGGTGAGGCACTGGAGCAGCTGCGCAAGCGGGCCCGGTCCGGCGGCGCGGACAAGTACCACGCGGCCAACGCGGCCAAGGGCAAGCTCTTCGCCCGTGAGCGGGTAGCGCTCCTGGTCGACGAGGGCTCGTTCGTCGAGGACGGCCTCTACGCCAACGCGCTCGCCGAAGGGCTGCCCGCCGACGGCGTGGTGACCGGCACCGCCACCATCGACGGCCGGCAGGTCTGCCTGATGGCCAACGACTCCACCGTCAAGGCCGGCAGCTGGGGTGCCCGCACCGTCGAGAAGATCATCAGGATCATCGAGCGGGCGTACGGCGCCGGTGTGCCGATGGTCTACCTGGTCGACTCGGCCGGCGCCCGGATCACCGACCAGGTCGACCTCTTCCCCGGCCGGCGGGGTGCCGGCAAGATTTTCTGGAACCAGGTTCGCGCCTCGGGCTCGATCCCGCAGGTCTGCGCGCTGTTCGGCCCGAGCGCCGCCGGTGGGGCGTACATCCCGGCGTTCTGCGACGTGGTGGCGCTGGTCGACGGCAACGCGAGCATGTATCTCGGCTCCGACCGGATGGTCGAGATGGTCACCGGTGAGAAGACCACCCTGGAGGCGATGGGTGGGGCCAAGGTGCACACCACCGAATCCGGCGTGGGCCACTTCCTCTGCAAGACCGAGGCCGACGCGCTCGACGTCGTGAAGACCTACCTGTCGTACCTGCCGGCGAACTGGACCCAGGCGCCGCCGACCGTGCCGGCGGTTCCCGCGCCCGCGAAGGCCGACCTGGCCGCGCTGGTGCCGGCCAGCGAGCGGCAGGCGTTCGACATGCGGCGGTACGTCAAGGGCCTGCTCGACGAGGGTTCGTTCTTCGAGATCCAGGCGCTCTGGGCCAAGGAGTTGACCATCGGGTTCGGCCGTCTCGACGGCCAGGTCGTCGGCGTGGTCGGCAACAACTCGATGTTCAAGGGCGGCGTGCTCTTCGTCGACTCGGCCGACAAGGCCACCCGCTTCGTGCAGCTCTGCGACGCCTTCAACGTGCCGCTGCTGTTCCTCAGCGACGTACCCGGCTTCATGGTCGGCAGCGCGGTGGAGAAGCAGGGCATCATCCGGCACGGCGCCAAGATGATCACCGCGATCTCGGAGGCGACCGTGCCGAAGATCTGCGTGGTGGTCCGCAAGGCGTACGGCGCCGGTCTCTACGCGATGGCCGGCCCCGGGTTCGAGCCGGACGCCACGATCGCACTACCGACCGCGAAGATCGCCGTGATGGGCGCGGAGGCGGCCGTGAACGCGGTCTACGCCAACAAGATCGCCGCCATTGCGGACGAGGACGAGCGAGCCGCCTTCGTCGCCGCCAAGCGAGCCGAGTACGAGCAGGACATCGACGTCGTCCGGCTCGCCAGCGAACTGGTGGTGGACGCCATCGTCGAGCCACCTGACCTGCGCGGCGAGCTGGTCCGCCGGTTCGCGGCGGCGCGTACCAAGGATCGGCACTTCTCCCGCCGCCGGCACGGCGTCACCCCGGTCTGA